The following are from one region of the Heliangelus exortis chromosome 2, bHelExo1.hap1, whole genome shotgun sequence genome:
- the UBE2QL1 gene encoding ubiquitin-conjugating enzyme E2Q-like protein 1 produces MATLLRKIGLIRLHNRDTEDPKHHHHHRNSQQGSSLRGRGNQKNSSNKPQPQAPAGGGGCSSSSSESSPGGHKNKKAPELAKQLPQPRSGSGKEKPREAAKEPGAGKEAAQRPGPGSGSGSGPAPLVPLPSGSGPLAPAGRQQHCTQVRTRRLMKELQDIARLSDRFISVELVDESLFDWNVKLHQVDKDSVLWQDMKETNTEYILLNLTFPDNFPFSPPFMRVLSPRLENGYVLDGGAICMELLTPRGWSSAYTVEAVMRQFAASLVKGQGRICRKAGKSKKSFSRKEAEATFKSLVKTHEKYGWVTPPVSDG; encoded by the exons ATGGCCACTCTGCTGCGGAAAATCGGGCTGATCCGACTGCACAACCGGGACACGGAGGACCCcaagcaccaccaccaccaccgcAACAGCCAGCAGGGCTCCTCGCTTAGGGGCAGGGGCAACCAgaagaacagcagcaacaaGCCTCAGCCGCAGGCCCCCGCCGGGGGCGGcggctgcagcagcagcagcagcgagAGCAGCCCCGGGGGCCACAAGAACAAGAAGGCTCCGGAGCTCGCCAAGCAGCTCCCGCAGCCGCGCTCCGGCAGCGGAAAGGAGAAGCCGCGGGAAGCGGCCAAGGAGCCCGGCGCCGGTAAGGAGGCGGCGCAGCGGCCCGGCCCCGGCTCCGGCTCAGGGTCGGGGCCGGCGCCGCTGGTGCCTCTGCCGTCGGGGTCGGGGCCGCTGGCGCCGGCGGGCCGGCAGCAGCACTGCACGCAGGTGCGGACCCGGCGGCTGatgaaggagctgcaggacatCGCGCGGCTCAGCGACCGCTTCATCTCGGTGGAGCTGGTGGACGAGAGCCTCTTCGACTGGAACGTGAAGCTGCACCAGGTGGACAAGGACTCGGTGCTGTGGCAGGACATGAAGGAGACCAACACGGAGTACATCCTGCTCAACCTCACCTTCCCCGACAACTTCCCCTTCTCTCCGCCCTTCATGAGGGTGCTCAGCCCCCGCCTGGAGAACGGCTACGTCCTCGACGGCGGAGCCATCTGCATGGAGTTGCTCACCCCCCGCGGCTGGTCCAGCGCCTACACCGTGGAGGCCGTCATGAGGCAGTTCGCGGCCAGCCTGGTCAAGGGGCAG GGCCGTATCTGCAGAAAAGCTGGCAAATCAAAAAAGTCATTCAGTCGAAAGGAAGCTGAAGCAACATTTAAGAGTTTGGTGAAGACCCATGAAAAGTATGGGTGGGTGACCCCACCCGTCTCTGATGGCTGA
- the MED10 gene encoding mediator of RNA polymerase II transcription subunit 10 → MAMAEKFDSLEEHLEKFVENIRQLGIIVSDFQPSSQAGLNQKLNFMVTGLQDIDKCRQQLHDISVPLEVFEYIDQGRNPQLYTKECLERALAKNEQVKGKIDTMKKFKSLLIQELTKVFPEDMAKYKAIRGEDPPP, encoded by the exons ATGGCGATGGCGGAGAAGTTCGACTCTCTGGAGGAACACCTGGAAAAGTTCGTGGAGAACATCCGGCAGCTCGGCATTATCGTCAGCGATTttcagcccagcagccaggctggtctCAACCAGAAGTT GAATTTCATGGTGACGGGCTTGCAGGATATCGACAAATGCCGGCAGCAGCTTCACGATATCAGCGTGCCCTTGGAGGTTTTTGA ATACATAGATCAAGGCCGCAATCCTCAGCTTTACACCAAGGAATGTCTGGAGCGAGCTTTGGCTAAAAATGAgcaagtaaaaggaaaaattgacACAATGAAG aaatTTAAAAGTCTATTAATTCAAGAACTGACAAAAGTGTTCCCAGAAGACATGGCGAAGTACAAAGCTATTCGAGGAGAAGATCCTCCTCCTTAA